The Halovivax ruber XH-70 genome includes the window AGATCTCGTTCGTCTCGGGATCGAGCGCGAAGAGTTGATCGTGTTCGTCGGCGCCGCTGTCCTTCCCGAACGCGATCGCGCCGCCGTCCGGCGACCAGTCAGCGATTGAGATCCGGTCCTCGTAGAACGTTCGCTGTGTGGGCCAGGTATCCGGTTCCTCGCTCGTCCAGACCTGCATCGTCCCGGTCGTGTCGGCGAGGAAGGCGAGGCGGCCGTCGGGCGCGACGGTCGGGGCCTTCGTCTCCCGCGCGGAGAGGTAGTCTCGAAGCTCGCGTGGCATGGATCGAGTGGCGGACCGGGGCCTGTTTACCCTTTGGGTCTCGGCACCGTCTCACCTTGGCGCCTCTCCAGACACGTGAGGGAGTTCACCGGCGATACCTCGGGGGCAACAGGGAATCCAACAGAGCCGACGATGGACAACCGCGTCTCTGCACTGGTCGTGCGTGCGAAACGGATCGTTGGGGGCGGCGAACCGCTGTGGCCGTCGATGACACCGAACTACTGTCGCGGTCCGTCTCGTCGAGGAGTCCGTTCCGGCCGTCCTCAGTGAGCCATATCGAGGAGGAAGATGAGGAGAAACCCGACGAAAAACAGCGTCGTCGATGTCGGCGTTTCTGGCACCTTCTGGGCCTTCACGAGGAGTTCCTCCGTCACCAGATAGAGGAGGGCGGCAGACCCGAACGCGAGCACGAGTGCGATCGGCGTTCCCGACACGCCGCTGAGTGCGAACACGCCGACGAGCACGCCGAGGAGCAACAACACGCCGAAACTTCCTGGCACGGCGAGCTTCCTGAAGGTCCCCATCTCCTCGGGCAACGCGATGACGCCGGTGACGCCGAGGAACAGGACCTCGATGGCGAGTGCGACCGCGATGAGGACGCCGGTGGCCGGTTCCGTCAGGAACGCCACCCCGATAAGCACGCCGTCGATCACCATGTCGATGCCGACGGTGACGAGCAGGCTGGCCGCGCCCGCGATCTTCCCGCCGATACCTCGCCTCTCGACGTACGTTCCGAGACGGGGGACGCCGAGCATCGTCACGACGCCGATCGCGAAGCCGATAACGACCACGCTCGGGGCGCGAGTGTGGACGTCAGGCAGGAGTTCGGCGGCGACGGCGGCGAACACGACGCCGGCCGCGAAGTGCTGAACGTTGCTCTCCATCTGCGCCGACGGCTGCCGGTAGATCGCGATCACGCCACCGACGAGTGCGGCGACGACCGCCAGCATCGTGTACGAAACCGCCTGGACCAGTACTTCGGTCATCCTTCTCTCCTCCCTCGTCCAGCTAGTTGAGTGCTGTCAGTTTGGCGATCAGGTCGACGAAGGGGAATGCGTCCAGGGTGAGAACGTAGACGCCGACGGCGGGGAGCAGCAGGCGGCCGGGGCTGTGGCGGGAGGACGTTCGGCCCGTCGCGTTCACGTCGTCGTTCGACCTCGACAGTCGTGAGTCCCGCTCGGCGACGGACCGATCGTGCGTCGACGGCGTCTCCGGTCATTTGTGGGCCTCAGGGCACTACGGCGAAAACCCACCGTTCGCGTTCACTCACTGCCGCTCCGGCTGTGGCCCGCCGCCCGTCTGAGCCTCCTGTGCGTCGCTCCATCCGCCGGCGTCGACGACCTCGAACAGCTTTCGCCAGTTCTGCGTGTCCTCGCTCTCGGGAAGCTGGTTTCGAAGCTGTTCGAAGTCCGACCCGGGCACCTGCTCGCGGACCAGATCGATGATCACCCGGGTGTGGTAGGCGACGGTGGCCTTGTCGCGTCCCTCGATCTCGCTGGCCCGGTCCAGAAACTCCGCCCAGTCGAATCGCTGGCCGTGTTCGTCGACGGCACCGGTCAGGTACCACTTGATCTCCATCGGGAGCGACGCCGCCAGATCGGCTGCGTTCTCGGCGGGAATACGCTGACCGAGCGGGTACAGCGTCGCCCGGATCGCTCGCACGGTTTCTCCGGTTCCCGGGAGTTCGAGTCGGTGCTGTACCTCACCTGTGAACTCGTTGAAGTTCATACCCAAACCGCCCACGACCACCCTCATCACTGCTAGTGGTACGTGTTAGGCCGAACGAACGTCTCGCGATCGGGTCTTTGCACCGATTCCTGCTGACACCGGTCTGCTCACAACGGGTCGAAACCCGCGCTCGCATTCGGGGTTGCACCGCCCAGGCGGGACAGTCGGGGTCGTGTTATATACTCCTCGACACCGTTCGATCAGTCCGACGGCGGACGGGAGAACCCGCTTGCGCCGGGTATCGGACCGTCGATCGTTGTCGAAGCCCGCACACTGAGACAAACTCGCTCGCACGGTCTGCCCGATCGTCGGGAGCGACTGGCAGCTGGCGTGGGCGGCGCGATCGAACACGAACGGTACGGGCCGGCGCGACTCAACGCAACGGTCCGCTCGCGGCTGTCCGAGTACCCGTCCACGATGTGACCGTCGGCGCGTCGCACGTGGACCGACGGTGGACGAGCGGTGGACCGTCTTCCGAACGACCCGCTTACAGATCCATGGACATCGAAGATATCGTTTCGACCGAGTATGTCGAGTTCGACCCCAAGACACCCGTCTCGAAGCTCGCCGGGGCGTTCGCGGACTCCGAGGTCACCGGGGTCGTCGTGCACGGCGACGAGTTCGACGGCGTCGTCACCAGGCGCCAACTCGCTCGCTCGCACGTACAGCCCGGACAGACGATCGGATCGCTCGTCTGGCACGTCCCGCGACTCACACCGGACGAGGACGTCCGCCACGTGGCGCAGTTGATGATCGACAGCGACTCGCAGTTGCTCCCCGTGTTCGACGGTCAGCACCTGGCCGGCGTCGTCACCGCCGACGACATCCTGCGGGCGGTCCAGCCGTTTCTCGACGCGGCGACGGTCGCGGAGGCGCACACGGCGGACCTCGTGACGCTCGACCCGGACTCGACGCTGGGCGACGCGCTCTCCCTGTTTCGCGAGGAGCACATCACACACCTTCCAGTGGTCGAGGACGACGCCGCTGTCGGCGTGTTGAGCCTCTACGACGTGACCGACCTGACGGTCAGGGCCGAAGTACAGAGCCAGGGTGGCGACGCTGGTGGTGTCGACCCGTTCGGCGGCGAACTCGCGGACAGCACCGGTCGGACCCACGGTGGATTCGGCGCCCGTGAGGGAGAGAGCGATCGGATGCTCGATTTGCCCGTCCGAGACGTGATGGCGTCGCCGGTCCGGACGATTCACCCCGACGAGACGCTCGAGGTTGCCGTCGACGAGATGTTCGACGTCGGCGGCTCGTCGCTCGTCGTCACGACCGACGGGTCGCCTCACGGCATCGTCACGACGACGGACGTGCTCGACTCGTTGACGTGGGAAGCCGAGGGCAATCGGGCGGTCCAGGTCTACGGGACGGATCTGATCGACGACACGACTTACGAGGACATCGTTCAGATGGTCGATGGGTTCGACGATCGAGACCACGGCATGTCGATCCTGGACGCGAAGGTCCACCTGCACGAACACGACGAGCGCCGTCGCGGCGTGCCGCTCTTGCTCGCGCGGATCAGGCTGCACACCGACCGCGGACTCTACATCGCCTCCGGTGAGGGCTACGGGGCGACGCAGGCGCTGAACGAGGTGCGGGACGTCCTCGAACGACAGATCCGCGATCGGAAGACCCGCGGCCGATCGAAGAAGCCGCCGGACGAGGCGTTCTGGGAGAAGCGCTTCGGCTGGTTGCTAGAGGAGTGAGGCACGCCGAGAACACCATCACTCCGAGTATCCCTCCTGAAGAAAGGTTCCTTCCGTCTCGTAGATCGACACCAGCTCGGCGATGAACTCCTCGTAGGTCTCGTCCGTCTCGGTGTGCTCGTCGAGTCGTTCTCTGAGGTCGTCGCTGATCGTTATCGTGTGGGGCATGGATGGAGCGCTCTGGTGGTGGGAGTCATGCGGCCGACCGACAAAATACCC containing:
- a CDS encoding ZIP family metal transporter, whose protein sequence is MTEVLVQAVSYTMLAVVAALVGGVIAIYRQPSAQMESNVQHFAAGVVFAAVAAELLPDVHTRAPSVVVIGFAIGVVTMLGVPRLGTYVERRGIGGKIAGAASLLVTVGIDMVIDGVLIGVAFLTEPATGVLIAVALAIEVLFLGVTGVIALPEEMGTFRKLAVPGSFGVLLLLGVLVGVFALSGVSGTPIALVLAFGSAALLYLVTEELLVKAQKVPETPTSTTLFFVGFLLIFLLDMAH
- a CDS encoding cation-transporting P-type ATPase; the encoded protein is MTGDAVDARSVRRRAGLTTVEVERRRERDGPNVLPPQPRPPAAPRRRRLRSHPGRIPLRRPDRQTDSTQLAGRGRREG
- a CDS encoding DUF2267 domain-containing protein; amino-acid sequence: MNFNEFTGEVQHRLELPGTGETVRAIRATLYPLGQRIPAENAADLAASLPMEIKWYLTGAVDEHGQRFDWAEFLDRASEIEGRDKATVAYHTRVIIDLVREQVPGSDFEQLRNQLPESEDTQNWRKLFEVVDAGGWSDAQEAQTGGGPQPERQ
- a CDS encoding CBS domain-containing protein encodes the protein MDIEDIVSTEYVEFDPKTPVSKLAGAFADSEVTGVVVHGDEFDGVVTRRQLARSHVQPGQTIGSLVWHVPRLTPDEDVRHVAQLMIDSDSQLLPVFDGQHLAGVVTADDILRAVQPFLDAATVAEAHTADLVTLDPDSTLGDALSLFREEHITHLPVVEDDAAVGVLSLYDVTDLTVRAEVQSQGGDAGGVDPFGGELADSTGRTHGGFGAREGESDRMLDLPVRDVMASPVRTIHPDETLEVAVDEMFDVGGSSLVVTTDGSPHGIVTTTDVLDSLTWEAEGNRAVQVYGTDLIDDTTYEDIVQMVDGFDDRDHGMSILDAKVHLHEHDERRRGVPLLLARIRLHTDRGLYIASGEGYGATQALNEVRDVLERQIRDRKTRGRSKKPPDEAFWEKRFGWLLEE
- a CDS encoding DUF7557 family protein, with product MPHTITISDDLRERLDEHTETDETYEEFIAELVSIYETEGTFLQEGYSE